ACACGCTGGTGGCGGCCGTGACGAACGCGGACTGCACCGGAGCGGACACCGTGGGACCGATCCTGGCCGGGAAGATCACCCAGAGCGGCGGCTGCCTCGGCGTCGACCTGGCGCTCTACAGGGATGCCGACGGCAACCAGTACAACCTGGCGCTGTTCACCATGAAGGACCCGATGGACGCCATGCACCTGGTGACGTTCCTCGCCGCCGACCCGATGGACTACGAGGTCGTCGTGCAACTCCCGCCGAAGGACTCGGGCCTGCGCGAACTGCCCGCCGACAGCGGCATGGTGCAGGACTTCACCAGCTACGGGCAGGGGATGCTCGTGGGCATGGCCCAGTGGTCCGACGGCCGGACCGCCGACTTCAATGCGCTCGTCGACCGGCTCAGCCCCCTCACCAAGGCCGTCATCACGCGCGTCCCCGTCTGAGGCGTCCCCTTGCGGAGCGAGCGGGCCGGGAAAAGACCTTCAGTTCGCGCGGTCCATGGACCATGATCGCCGGCATGGAGATCCTTCGGCACGTCTTCCTGGTGTTCCACCTGTTCGGCTTCGCCGCACTGCTGGGCGGCGTCTTCTATCAACTGCGGGGCAAGGACCCCGTGACGGGCAGTTACATGGTGACCAGCGCGGTCGTCCAACTGGTCACCGGCGCCGGCCTCATCTGGACGCGCACAGCGCAGGACCTGCCGGTGTCGTACCCCAAGATGGGCGTGAAGCTGGCGCTCGACGTCCTGGTCGCGGTGACCGCCCTGATCGGTATGCGCAACAAGCAGCAGTGGGCCTTCTTCGCGGTGGCGACGTTCACGGCGGCCGCGGCCGTGGTGGCCGTCGCATGGACGTAGCGGCGGCCCTGACCGGCACGTCGATCCGGCGCCGTGCGGCCGGGGAGGCCGCCACCCCGTGGTGCGGGTGGCGGCCTCCTGCCGGTGACGGCCCCTGACCGGGCGTCAGCCCTTGAAAGCGGTGGTGCCGTTCGGGGTGCCCAGGCCGGTGGGACCGTCGTAGCCGGTGCCGGCCTTGCACAGGTAGGCGGGGGAGCAGGAGCCGTTGGAGCCGGTGGTCACGTCGAACAGCGAGGTGGTGTGGGCGTAGGGGAACGACGCCGGGCTGGAGCCGGCACTCGGGGTGCCGGCCAGCGCATAGACGCCGGCGATGATCGGGGCGGAGGCGCTGGTCCCGCCGTAGACGGCCCAGCCGCTGCCGCCGTAGGTCTGGTAGACCGCGACGCCGGTGGCCGGGTCGGCGACCGCGGAGACGTCCGCGATGGTGCGCTTGGTGCAGCCGGTGTCCTTCTGCCAGGTCGGCTTGGCGTCGTACTTGGAGCAGCCGGAGCCGGTGCCCTCGGTGGAGTTGGTGAGCCAGACGCTCTCGGACCAGCCGCGGGTGCTGGAGTCCTTCTTGAGCGCGGTGCCGCCGACCGCGGTCACGTACTTGGAGGCCGCCGGGTACTGGGCGCCGTACGCGGAGTCGCCGGAGGAGACGGTGATGGCGACGCCGGGGTGGTTGAAGTAGGAGCTGTCGTACGAGGTGTCGGCGGAGGACTCGGAGCCGCCGTAGCTGTTGGAGACGAACTTGGCGCCGAGGCTGACCGCGGTGTTCACCGAGGTGCCGAGGTTGGCCATGGTGGCGCTGCTGGCCTCCACCAGGATGATCTTGGCGTTGGGGGCGACCGCCGAGACCATGTCGAGGTCGAGCGAGATCTCGCCCGCCCACCCGGAGTTGTTCGCCGGCAGCGAGGAACCGCCGGTCTGGTTCACCTGCTTGAAGCAGCCGCTGGCCTTCGTGCAGGCCGGCAGCCCGTACTGGGCCCGGTAAGTGGCCATGTCCGACTCGGCGTTCGGGTCGTTGTAGGCGTCCACGATCGCGATGGTCATCCCGGCGCCCCCGTTGGCCGCCAGTTTGTACGCGCTGCGCAGATCGGCCGGGCCGAGGCCGGACGGGGTCAGGTTCGGGGTGACGCCGAGCGGCTGCACGGCCTCCACCGTGCTGGTCACGCGCAGCGCGTGGCAGGCCATGGTGTCGCCCTTGGCGAGCGTGTCGCACGCCCTGACCCAGGACGTGCCGTCCTTGGAGTGGACCTCCGGCGCGGTCGCCGCGCCGGCCGGTCCGGCGGTGGCGAAGGCGGAGAGGGCGAGGGCGGCGGCGCCCGTGACGGCGAGGCCCGTCCGGCGGGCGGCGGCGGAAATGCGCATGGGGGATTGCCTCCTGTGGCTGGGGTGACCGGAAGCGTGCACGCCTCGCCGTGCGGGCGGATGGGTGTCCGGGCGCACGGCGGGGCAGGCTCGGCGGCGAGGATGGGGCCGCCGCCGGGCCGGGTGAGTCCGCGGAGCCCGAGGACTGGCGTTCGACGCTAGCCGGGCATGCACATGCCCGGCTAGCGTCGAACGCGGATCCGAACCAGCCCTTTACCCCGCACCGCTGACCCTTGGTCAGCCGTCGCCGATTCGGCTGGGGAGTGTTTGCCTCCGCTTGCCGGTCCCCGGCGCTGACGGGCGGTCACGCCGCTGCGGGGGTCCGCCGATCGGTGGCAAAGCGGAGGCAAAGTACGATCGGTGCGCTCGCGACCCCGAACTCTGTGAGGAGAGACCCCGGATGGTGTTCAAGCGGCTTCTCGGCGCCCTGGGCGTCGGCGGACCCACCGTCGACACGGTGCTGTCCACCCCGACCGTCCACCCCGGCGGCACCGTGCACGGCCAGGTCAACCTGGTCGGCGGCGACCGCGACGCCGAGATCAACGGCATCACGCTCTGCCTGGCCGCCCGGGTCGAGGTCGAGTACGAGGACAGCGAGGGCCACACCACCAAGGAGTTCGCCCGCGTCCAGGTCTCCGGCCCGCTCCGGCTGGCCGCGGGCGAGCAGCGTGCCGTCCCGTTCGCCTTCCCCGTCCCGTGGGAGACGCCGCTGACCGCGATCGGCGGCCACCACCTCGCGGGCATGGTGCTGGGC
The DNA window shown above is from Streptomyces sp. TLI_171 and carries:
- a CDS encoding S53 family peptidase translates to MRISAAARRTGLAVTGAAALALSAFATAGPAGAATAPEVHSKDGTSWVRACDTLAKGDTMACHALRVTSTVEAVQPLGVTPNLTPSGLGPADLRSAYKLAANGGAGMTIAIVDAYNDPNAESDMATYRAQYGLPACTKASGCFKQVNQTGGSSLPANNSGWAGEISLDLDMVSAVAPNAKIILVEASSATMANLGTSVNTAVSLGAKFVSNSYGGSESSADTSYDSSYFNHPGVAITVSSGDSAYGAQYPAASKYVTAVGGTALKKDSSTRGWSESVWLTNSTEGTGSGCSKYDAKPTWQKDTGCTKRTIADVSAVADPATGVAVYQTYGGSGWAVYGGTSASAPIIAGVYALAGTPSAGSSPASFPYAHTTSLFDVTTGSNGSCSPAYLCKAGTGYDGPTGLGTPNGTTAFKG